The DNA window CCTTATTCCCTTCTACTTTTACCCACTCATGATCCTTTGAATAATATAATCCTTGTACAATCTTCATTCGTAATTCCTCCTTTTTTATCAATAGTATTTTAAGTTTTGTTGATCTATTTTATTCACTCTACTTATTATCCCTTAGCGAATTCATCCAATTAAAATCCCTTATTTTTTGTAATTTTTATTGTAAAACTTTTTACTAATTACTTTTGCCTTTGCAATTCTTTTTCTAACTTGTATCTCAATAGGTGTATCCAATTTTGCATATTCTATATCTACCATTGCCAACCCAATATTCTTCTTTACTGTTGGAGCTGCATACCCCGTTGTCACAAAACCGATTTTCTTACCCTCTGCTAGTACATCATATCCATGTCTTGGAATTCCTTTATCAATCATTTCAAATCCTACTATTTTTCGCTTTAGTCCTTCTGCTTTTTGCTTAACCAATGCTTCTTTCCCGATGAAATTTGATTTGTTAAGTTTCACAAAAAAGCCTAATCCTGCTTCTAATGGTGTAATTTCTTCGGAAAGTTCATTTCCATAAAGAGGTAATGACGCTTCAAACCTCAAAGTATCTCTAGCCCCTAGTCCTGCTGGCTTCAATCCTTCTTCTTTTCCAGCTGCTAATAATGCATCCCACACTTTTTTTGCATCTTCATGGGATAAGTAAATCTCAAATCCATCTTCACCTGTATATCCTGTTCTTGATACTAAACAATTTGCTCCAGCTACTGCTACATTTCTTTTACAATAAAAAAATTTAATTTCTGAAAGATTTGTATCTGTTAGTTTTTGTAATATTTTTTGTGCATTTGGCCCTTGAATGGCCATTTCAGAAACATCATCTGAAATATTATTTATTTTTACATGAAATTCTCCAATATTATCTTCCATCCATTTAAAATCTTTTTCCACATTACTTGCATTGATCACAAGATAAAAATGATCTTTATTAAACTTATATACTAATAAATCATCTACAACTCCCCCATGAGGATAGCACATGAAAGTATATAAGATCTGACCCTCTTCGAGGACTGACACGTCATTGGTAACTAAATTTTGTACAAAATCAAATGCTTCACTTCCTATAATATCCACTTCCCCCATATGGGATACATCAAATAATCCTGCAAAATTTCTTACGCTTTCATGCTCTATGGTTATGCCTTCATATTGCACCGGTAATGCCCACCCAGAAAAATCAATAATTTTTCCACCATGGCTCTCATGTTTCTCAAACAAAGAGGTTTTTCTAATTTCATTCATCCATTTCTCCTCCTTTACATTTTTTATATTATTAGCATGCTTCATAATATAAAAAATATTAACGCTCATTAATATATTCCTCTTGTTTAAACCCACATAAATAAAACAGAGGAATATAATGGTATGCTCTATTCATCACCAAAATATTCCTCTGTTTCTTCATAAAATTTATCGTTAAACATGAATCAGTTCTTTATAACTGATTCTATAATACCTCCACCAATAACTTCATCACCATGATAAAAAACTACAGCCTGTCCAGGTGCAACAGCTCTTTCTTTTCGATCAAATAGTACTTTAACCCTTCCATTTTCTAAGTTTGAAACACTAGCAGGCAAAAACCATCCCCACTGACATACTTTTACCTTTACTTTAATCTCCTCTTTTAGCTCATCAAAAATTGTAAAATTTACATTTTTAGCGATCAATCCCATTGAATAAGTATCCTCATCATCACCAAGAAGAATTTCATTTTTTTCAGAATCAATATGCACCACAAACATGGGAGGATTTACATTTATTCCAAGACCTCTCTTCTGTCCAATCGTATAACGAACAATTCCTTTATGCTTTCCAACAATTTTCCCCGTCCTATCTACAAAATTTCCACTTTTCAATGCATCTGATGATATCTTTGCCAGATAAGATACATGATCTTCATTGGGTATAAAACATATACCTGTACTATCACTTTTTTTTGCTATTAAAGGATCGATTTTATAAGCTAACTTTCTAACTTCTTCCTTTGAAGTAAATTTCCCAAGAGGCAATAATATATATTTTAGTTGCTCTTGACTTAAGGAATGAAGATTATATGCTTGATCTTTTCTTTCTGGTATTCCCTTAAATATGCGATATCTTTTTAGCTCTTTATCATAACAAATATTTGCATAATGTCCTGTAGCAATATAGTATGCACCAAGACTATGGGCTGTTTCTATGAGTTTTCCATACTTTATGATCCTATTGCATGTAACACATGGATTAGGCGTTCTACCTTTTAAATATTCTTCTATAAACTCCTTTTTCACAGTTTCTTCAAAAATACCTTTATAATCTACCACATAATGAGGTATATCAAGAATTTTAGCAATTCGTTTTGCATCTCTTATAAAGGAAGGTTCAACTATATTCCCTTCTTCATCATATTCTTTAAAAACAGTCATTGTAATTCCTATAACATCATATCCCTCTCTTTTAAGAAGATATGCAGCAGCAGTACTATCCACACCACCACTTAGACCCACAGCTACTTTATTTTTATTCATCACTATGCTAACACCTTCATATACTCTCCTATTTCAATAAAATTTTGTAAAGCTTTTTGCCCACTACCTTCATTCTATCAACTCCTCGTATTGCATTTATTAAAATTATATTATATTTGTTCCTCTAATTCTATCAACTTTATAT is part of the Crassaminicella profunda genome and encodes:
- the gcvT gene encoding glycine cleavage system aminomethyltransferase GcvT — its product is MNEIRKTSLFEKHESHGGKIIDFSGWALPVQYEGITIEHESVRNFAGLFDVSHMGEVDIIGSEAFDFVQNLVTNDVSVLEEGQILYTFMCYPHGGVVDDLLVYKFNKDHFYLVINASNVEKDFKWMEDNIGEFHVKINNISDDVSEMAIQGPNAQKILQKLTDTNLSEIKFFYCKRNVAVAGANCLVSRTGYTGEDGFEIYLSHEDAKKVWDALLAAGKEEGLKPAGLGARDTLRFEASLPLYGNELSEEITPLEAGLGFFVKLNKSNFIGKEALVKQKAEGLKRKIVGFEMIDKGIPRHGYDVLAEGKKIGFVTTGYAAPTVKKNIGLAMVDIEYAKLDTPIEIQVRKRIAKAKVISKKFYNKNYKK
- the mnmA gene encoding tRNA 2-thiouridine(34) synthase MnmA — encoded protein: MNKNKVAVGLSGGVDSTAAAYLLKREGYDVIGITMTVFKEYDEEGNIVEPSFIRDAKRIAKILDIPHYVVDYKGIFEETVKKEFIEEYLKGRTPNPCVTCNRIIKYGKLIETAHSLGAYYIATGHYANICYDKELKRYRIFKGIPERKDQAYNLHSLSQEQLKYILLPLGKFTSKEEVRKLAYKIDPLIAKKSDSTGICFIPNEDHVSYLAKISSDALKSGNFVDRTGKIVGKHKGIVRYTIGQKRGLGINVNPPMFVVHIDSEKNEILLGDDEDTYSMGLIAKNVNFTIFDELKEEIKVKVKVCQWGWFLPASVSNLENGRVKVLFDRKERAVAPGQAVVFYHGDEVIGGGIIESVIKN